In one Ananas comosus cultivar F153 linkage group 12, ASM154086v1, whole genome shotgun sequence genomic region, the following are encoded:
- the LOC109718568 gene encoding uncharacterized protein LOC109718568 isoform X2 codes for MMAFRVLSRIPRGGAATAAHRAIMAASRPEAAGNLSGGAPQIKVPYQSNRMLSHSTVVDSIFQRFGFSSTASPEPTEKDANQSPGHDNTSKASSEAVPDIDPTKKSNGSTSPGQTPDADAEGELSMDELVKLVAEKEELLKLKHKEIEKMQDKVLRSYAEMENVIDRTKREAENSKKYAIQSFAKSLLDVADNLARASSVVKESFSKLDTSKDNAGAVPLLKTLLEGVEMTEKQLSEVFRKFGVEKFDPTNEHFDPHRHLAVFQIKDASKPPGTVSVVIKTGYMLHDRVLRPAEVGVTEANNETDENSSE; via the exons ATGATGGCGTTTAGGGTTCTCTCGCGAATCCCGAGGggcggcgccgccaccgccgcccacCGCGCGATCATGGCGGCATCGCGGCCGGAAGCGGCAGGGAACCTCTCGGGTGGAGCCCCTCAGATCAAG GTTCCATACCAATCAAACCGAATGTTGAGCCATTCAACTGTAGTTGATTCAATCTTTCAGCGATTTGGGTTCTCATCTACTGCATCTCCTGAACCTACTGAAAAGGATGCGAACCAATCTCCCGGCCACGATAATACATCAAAAGCTTCATCAGAAGCGGTGCCCGACATCGACCCTACCAAAAAGAGTAATGGTTCTACTAGCCCAGGTCAAACACCAGATGCAG ATGCCGAGGGGGAGCTATCTATGGATGAATTAGTCAAGCTCGTAGCAGAGAAAGAAGAGCTACTGAAGTTAAAGCACAAGGAGATTGAGAAAATGCAAGATAAGGTTCTTCGCAGCTATGCCGAGATGGAGAATGTTATAGACAGGACAAAGCGTGAGGCTGAGAACTCAAAGAAATATGCAATACAG AGCTTTGCGAAGAGCTTGTTAGATGTTGCGGATAATTTGGCTAGAGCTTCATCTGTTGTGAAGGAAAGCTTTTCAAAGCTTGATACATCTAAAGACAATGCAGGAGCTGTCCCTCTCCTGAAAACCCTACTTGAGGGTGTTGAGATGACTGAAAAGCAACTTTCGgag GTGTTTAGAAAGTTTGGAGTGGAGAAATTCGACCCTACAAATGAGCACTTTGATCCGCATAGGCATCTTGCAGTTTTCCAAATCAAAGATGCTTCGAAACCACCTGGAACTGTATCTGTTGTTATAAAG ACTGGATACATGCTGCACGATCGCGTACTTCGCCCGGCAGAAGTTGGTGTAACCGAAGCCAATAATGAAACAGATGAAAATTCCAGTGAATGA
- the LOC109718568 gene encoding uncharacterized protein LOC109718568 isoform X1, giving the protein MMAFRVLSRIPRGGAATAAHRAIMAASRPEAAGNLSGGAPQIKVPYQSNRMLSHSTVVDSIFQRFGFSSTASPEPTEKDANQSPGHDNTSKASSEAVPDIDPTKKSNGSTSPGQTPDAGHSSEPEDPKSHDSHKRRRKSSTKRTAFSDSDAEGELSMDELVKLVAEKEELLKLKHKEIEKMQDKVLRSYAEMENVIDRTKREAENSKKYAIQSFAKSLLDVADNLARASSVVKESFSKLDTSKDNAGAVPLLKTLLEGVEMTEKQLSEVFRKFGVEKFDPTNEHFDPHRHLAVFQIKDASKPPGTVSVVIKTGYMLHDRVLRPAEVGVTEANNETDENSSE; this is encoded by the exons ATGATGGCGTTTAGGGTTCTCTCGCGAATCCCGAGGggcggcgccgccaccgccgcccacCGCGCGATCATGGCGGCATCGCGGCCGGAAGCGGCAGGGAACCTCTCGGGTGGAGCCCCTCAGATCAAG GTTCCATACCAATCAAACCGAATGTTGAGCCATTCAACTGTAGTTGATTCAATCTTTCAGCGATTTGGGTTCTCATCTACTGCATCTCCTGAACCTACTGAAAAGGATGCGAACCAATCTCCCGGCCACGATAATACATCAAAAGCTTCATCAGAAGCGGTGCCCGACATCGACCCTACCAAAAAGAGTAATGGTTCTACTAGCCCAGGTCAAACACCAGATGCAGGTCATAGTTCGGAACCTGAGGATCCAAAATCCCACGACTCTCataagaggaggaggaagagtaGTACTAAACGAACTGCATTTTCTGATTCAGATGCCGAGGGGGAGCTATCTATGGATGAATTAGTCAAGCTCGTAGCAGAGAAAGAAGAGCTACTGAAGTTAAAGCACAAGGAGATTGAGAAAATGCAAGATAAGGTTCTTCGCAGCTATGCCGAGATGGAGAATGTTATAGACAGGACAAAGCGTGAGGCTGAGAACTCAAAGAAATATGCAATACAG AGCTTTGCGAAGAGCTTGTTAGATGTTGCGGATAATTTGGCTAGAGCTTCATCTGTTGTGAAGGAAAGCTTTTCAAAGCTTGATACATCTAAAGACAATGCAGGAGCTGTCCCTCTCCTGAAAACCCTACTTGAGGGTGTTGAGATGACTGAAAAGCAACTTTCGgag GTGTTTAGAAAGTTTGGAGTGGAGAAATTCGACCCTACAAATGAGCACTTTGATCCGCATAGGCATCTTGCAGTTTTCCAAATCAAAGATGCTTCGAAACCACCTGGAACTGTATCTGTTGTTATAAAG ACTGGATACATGCTGCACGATCGCGTACTTCGCCCGGCAGAAGTTGGTGTAACCGAAGCCAATAATGAAACAGATGAAAATTCCAGTGAATGA